In Deinococcus sp. KNUC1210, a single genomic region encodes these proteins:
- a CDS encoding NAD(P)-binding domain-containing protein translates to MDEAMTSSDVPIPSRSPEETPDTELLIIGAGPFGLALAAYSQHLGIPHRVVGRPMEFWRTNMPEGMYLRSACDWHLDPTGQATIERFLSERGQTSAEVEPLSRAFYLAYTEWFQQQKKIDPVPEYVQQLDSLKPDGHLFRAVLEDGQSITARNVALAVGFKYFKYEPQDLLERLPAGRFSHTCDLVDFNSLAGKRVLILGGRQSAFEWAALLHEAGASAVHVSHRHDSPAFAAADWSWVGPLVEAMVDDPAWFRRLSPQEQQEVSHRLWSEGRLKVEPWLEPRVRHDSVHLWPRTELASCEELKDGTLRVTFHSGESVEIDHIVLATGYRVRLEQVPFLADGNLLSQLPTHDGFPALDEHFQTSVPGLYITSLAAGQAFGPFFGFTISVRTSARLIGQAVSGALRLNPQPPPSSEGSL, encoded by the coding sequence ATGGATGAGGCGATGACGAGCAGTGACGTTCCAATTCCTTCCAGAAGCCCGGAGGAGACGCCAGATACTGAGCTGCTGATCATCGGAGCTGGTCCATTCGGGCTGGCGCTGGCGGCCTACAGTCAGCACCTGGGCATCCCGCACCGCGTTGTCGGCAGACCGATGGAGTTCTGGCGCACCAATATGCCGGAAGGGATGTACCTGCGCTCGGCCTGCGACTGGCATCTCGACCCCACCGGCCAGGCCACCATCGAACGGTTCCTGAGCGAGCGTGGCCAAACTTCAGCCGAAGTCGAACCGCTGTCCCGGGCGTTCTATCTGGCGTACACCGAGTGGTTTCAGCAGCAGAAGAAGATCGACCCGGTGCCCGAGTATGTCCAGCAGCTCGACAGCTTAAAGCCAGACGGTCATCTGTTCCGCGCCGTGCTGGAGGACGGTCAGAGCATCACCGCGCGGAACGTGGCGCTGGCGGTCGGCTTCAAGTATTTCAAGTATGAGCCGCAGGACCTCCTGGAGCGCCTGCCAGCCGGCCGCTTCTCTCACACCTGCGATCTGGTGGACTTCAACAGCCTGGCCGGAAAACGGGTGTTGATCCTGGGTGGACGGCAGAGCGCCTTCGAGTGGGCGGCGCTGCTGCACGAGGCCGGGGCGAGCGCTGTACATGTTTCCCACCGGCACGACAGCCCAGCCTTTGCTGCTGCCGATTGGTCCTGGGTGGGACCCCTGGTCGAGGCAATGGTGGACGACCCCGCCTGGTTTCGGAGGCTGTCGCCGCAGGAGCAGCAGGAGGTGTCTCACCGCCTGTGGTCAGAGGGCCGCCTTAAAGTTGAACCCTGGCTGGAACCGCGGGTGCGGCACGACAGCGTTCACCTGTGGCCCAGAACGGAGCTGGCCTCCTGTGAGGAATTGAAGGACGGTACGCTGCGGGTCACGTTTCACAGCGGTGAATCTGTGGAGATTGATCACATCGTTCTCGCGACGGGCTACCGAGTTCGGCTGGAGCAGGTACCGTTTTTGGCGGATGGGAATCTGCTGTCTCAGCTCCCGACCCACGACGGATTTCCAGCACTGGACGAGCACTTCCAGACGTCAGTGCCCGGCCTGTACATCACCAGTCTGGCGGCTGGACAGGCGTTCGGGCCGTTTTTCGGCTTCACCATTTCGGTCCGCACGTCGGCCCGGCTGATCGGTCAGGCTGTCTCCGGCGCACTCAGGCTCAATCCTCAGCCTCCCCCTTCCTCGGAAGGCTCCCTCTGA